The following is a genomic window from Candidatus Binatota bacterium.
ATCTTCGCACTAGGTCGACCAGGCCTTTACGCCCGCGCGCATGCCCGTGTTGGTAGCCTTGACGAAGAGCGCGTCGCGCTGCGGGTCGCCAAACTCGAGCCAGTTGAGGACTGCCTCGACCAGGTAGCCTACAACCGCGTGGGCGGCCCACTTCATCGCATCGGCAGGGACACGCTCACCCAGGTTGGTGTCAGCGGCCTTGACGGCCCACTCCCGCAGCTCGGCCGCGTAGGAAGAGAAAAGTGGCTCGCGGGCGGCGTGTCTCCACAGCAGGCGGAAACCGTCGGGGTCCTGCCGGGCGGCGGCGAGCACCGAGCGAGCCCCTATCCCGAATCCACCGGGCTCCGGTTCGGCCTGGAGCTCACCGGTGAGGCGGGTGCAGACGCGTTCCAGGACCGCGCGGTAGAGGTCTTCCTTTGAATCGAAATGTCGGTAGACGATCAGGGGAGTGATGCCCGATTCCGTGGCGATATCGGGCATCGTGGTCGCAGCGAAACCCGCCTTCGAAAAGGCGCGGGTGGCACCGTCCAGGATCGATTCGCGCCTTTGCTCGCGGGGCAGCCGCCGCGGACTCTCGTCGCTGGTCTCCTGGGAAGAAGTCCTTGACATATGTATATCATAGCGTATACATGGGGCTGTATACAAGCGCCATTGCCACTATAATGTGTGGGCCGGGAATTTTAGGGGCGTGAGACGGGGCTGCGTGCAGACGTTGCTGCTATAGGTAGTTGGCTGCGACAGGGGCTACTGAGGAGAGGAGTCACGATGGAACTTAACGACATGATCATGGTGAGCGTGGACGACCACGTCTGTGAACCCCCGGACATGTGGGAAAAGCACCTTCCTGCAAAGTGGAAAGACCAGGCCCCGCGGCTCGTCAACACTAACGGCGCCGATATCTGGTCCTACGACGGCAAGGTGATGCCCAACGTCGGCGTCAACGCGGTCGCCGGCCGGGTACCGGAGGAGTACGGCATGGAGCCCACCGCGCTCGACCAGATGCGGCCGGGCGCTTACAACGTGGACGCCCGTGTTGACGACATGAACGCCAGCGGAGTGCTCGGGTCTATCTGCTTTGCCTCGGCCCCGGGCTTTGTCGGGCAGCTGTGGAACATTACCAAGGACAAGGACCTCGCGCTGGCCGTAGTCAGGGCCTACAACGACTGGCACATAGATGAGTGGTGCGGCAAGCACCCGGGCCGCTTCATCCCGCTTTCGTTGCCCGTAATGTGGGACACCCAGCTGGGTGCCGACGAGATCCGCCGCTGCGCGAAGAAGGGGTGTTACGCGGTAAGCCTGCCCGACAACCCGATCGCGCTTGGCTACAAGAGTTTCCACGACTCCTCCTGGGAGCCGATCTGGCAGGTCTGCAACGAGGAAAACATCACGATCTGCCTGCACATTGGTTCTGGCACGCAGGTCAACCTGCAGGACATGAACGGCCCCGCCGAAATCCTGATCTCGAGCTTGCCGATCACGCTTCACAACGTTGCCACGGAACTGGTCTTCTCAGAGTTTATCCGGAAGTACGACAACCTGAAGTTCGCGTTGACCGAAGGTGGTACGGGCTGGGTTCCCTATTTCATGGAACGCGCGGATTACACCTACGAGCACCATCACAGGTGGACCAAGCTCGACCTGGGTAAGGGCCGCCTGCCCAGTGATATTTTCCGCGAGCACATCCTGGCTTGCTTCATCGATGATAAGGTCGGCATCCACAACCGCGATTTCATCGGCATAGATAACATGGCCTGGGAGGCCGACTACCCACATTCGGATACCACCTGGCCTCACACGGCCGAGAAGTTCTGGAAGTCGATCGAAGGCCAGGGCATGACGGACGAAGAAATCGATAAGCTCACCTACCAGAACGCGATGAAGTGGTTCAACTACGATCCCTTCAAGCATCTCCCAAGGGAGCAGTGCACCGTGGGTGCTTTAAGGGAAAAGGGCAAGCACGTGGATACAGCCCTGGTCTCGCACGGTCGTGGGCTGGCGCCGTCGGATTACGCAAAAGGTTACGCCACGATCGAAGATATCGTCAAGCAGATGGGCCAGGCCCTGACCACGGTGGCTATAAGGAAGTAGGCGATGAAGTTTGGACTTTTTATCAGCCATCCCTGTCCCAAGCCCTGGGATGAGAATTCGGACAAGCGCGTGATGGAACAAGCCCTGGAGCAGGTAGAGCTGGCCGACAGGATAGGCCTGGACTACGCGTGGCCGGTAGAGCATCACTTCCTGGAAGAATACAGCCACTCCGCCGCTCCGGAAATGTTCCTGGCAGCAGCGGCCATGCGTACGAAAAACATTCGACTGGCGCACGGCATCGTCCAGTGCTTACCCGAGATCAACCATCCGGCACGCATCGCCGAAAGGATCGCGACCCTGGATCTTCTCTCCAATGGCCGCGCTGAACTCGGCACCGGGGAGGGTTCCTCCGAGGCCGAACTTGGCGGCTTCATGATTGATGCCGGTAAGAAGCGCGAGATATGGGAGGAAACGCTCCGGGTTGCAGTGCGCTGCATGACTGAGGCGCCGTTTACAGGGATCAAGGGAGAGTTTGTCAACATGCCTCCCCGCAACGTCGTTCCCAAGCCGTTGCAGAAAGCTCATCCGCCGCTGTGGGTCGCCTGCTCCCGTCGAGAAACGATACACCTGGCCGCACAACACGGCATCGGCGCCCTGGGTTTTGCCTTTTTCGACCCCGAGGAGGCCAGGGAATGGGTCGATGATTATTACACGACGCTGGAGGAGGAGGGCGTACCGATTGGCGATGAAGTAAACGCCAACCTGGCCGCGGTAACTACTTTTT
Proteins encoded in this region:
- a CDS encoding TetR/AcrR family transcriptional regulator, which codes for MSRTSSQETSDESPRRLPREQRRESILDGATRAFSKAGFAATTMPDIATESGITPLIVYRHFDSKEDLYRAVLERVCTRLTGELQAEPEPGGFGIGARSVLAAARQDPDGFRLLWRHAAREPLFSSYAAELREWAVKAADTNLGERVPADAMKWAAHAVVGYLVEAVLNWLEFGDPQRDALFVKATNTGMRAGVKAWST
- a CDS encoding amidohydrolase, which translates into the protein MELNDMIMVSVDDHVCEPPDMWEKHLPAKWKDQAPRLVNTNGADIWSYDGKVMPNVGVNAVAGRVPEEYGMEPTALDQMRPGAYNVDARVDDMNASGVLGSICFASAPGFVGQLWNITKDKDLALAVVRAYNDWHIDEWCGKHPGRFIPLSLPVMWDTQLGADEIRRCAKKGCYAVSLPDNPIALGYKSFHDSSWEPIWQVCNEENITICLHIGSGTQVNLQDMNGPAEILISSLPITLHNVATELVFSEFIRKYDNLKFALTEGGTGWVPYFMERADYTYEHHHRWTKLDLGKGRLPSDIFREHILACFIDDKVGIHNRDFIGIDNMAWEADYPHSDTTWPHTAEKFWKSIEGQGMTDEEIDKLTYQNAMKWFNYDPFKHLPREQCTVGALREKGKHVDTALVSHGRGLAPSDYAKGYATIEDIVKQMGQALTTVAIRK
- a CDS encoding LLM class flavin-dependent oxidoreductase, whose amino-acid sequence is MKFGLFISHPCPKPWDENSDKRVMEQALEQVELADRIGLDYAWPVEHHFLEEYSHSAAPEMFLAAAAMRTKNIRLAHGIVQCLPEINHPARIAERIATLDLLSNGRAELGTGEGSSEAELGGFMIDAGKKREIWEETLRVAVRCMTEAPFTGIKGEFVNMPPRNVVPKPLQKAHPPLWVACSRRETIHLAAQHGIGALGFAFFDPEEAREWVDDYYTTLEEEGVPIGDEVNANLAAVTTFFCHEDEQQAIDRGAEGVNFIGYSLGHYYVFGKHKPAATDLWQEYRQLRAEKGYDSDAIKIARDNEDTLGAKVVEEGTSGLRGAMGTPDQVRDYLLRYEEAGVDQVIFATTAGKNKHEHIMESLELFAEKILPEFKEREKEAAARKAERMGPIIDKVMARKPASDHPPLPPDYEIVATPRAIAEGKGSSDFNSWLDKYAEDLALGEDVSKRLAKPTIDGGGGG